In Palleronia sp. LCG004, a single window of DNA contains:
- a CDS encoding DUF1674 domain-containing protein, which produces MQRDDLPEAARRALAEAEERRRKANDAELPVELGGRDGPEPVRYGDWENKGLAIDF; this is translated from the coding sequence ATGCAGCGCGACGACCTTCCCGAAGCCGCAAGGCGCGCCCTCGCCGAGGCGGAGGAGCGGCGGCGCAAGGCCAACGACGCGGAGTTGCCCGTCGAGCTCGGCGGTCGCGATGGCCCCGAGCCCGTGCGTTACGGCGACTGGGAGAACAAGGGCCTCGCCATCGACTTCTGA